The following are encoded in a window of Polynucleobacter sp. AP-Kolm-20A-A1 genomic DNA:
- a CDS encoding 3'-5' exonuclease, with product MATVLVFDIETIPDVAGLRRLEDLPGSMSDAEVAAKVMAERAEKTGSEFLPLFLQKIVAISCVIRRTTKEGLPQIKVGTLGTPQDEEKVLIQAFFDLIEKYTPQLVSWNGSGFDLPVLHYRALANHVQAPRYWEMGESQDSDSREFKWNNYISRYHMRHLDMMDLLAKFNGRANAPLDGLAKLCGFPGKMGMDGSQVWPAYQDGKINDIRRYCETDVVNTYLMYCRFQLLRGGFSHEEYQEEIDFVKAYLEKEAKEPHGGQWQEYLQGFSPDA from the coding sequence ATGGCCACTGTTCTCGTATTTGATATTGAAACGATTCCGGATGTAGCTGGCTTGCGTCGCCTGGAGGATCTTCCGGGCTCGATGAGTGATGCGGAGGTGGCCGCCAAAGTCATGGCTGAGCGGGCAGAAAAAACGGGAAGCGAGTTTCTCCCGTTATTTTTGCAAAAGATCGTAGCGATTTCTTGTGTCATTCGTAGAACCACCAAAGAAGGTTTGCCGCAAATTAAAGTCGGCACCTTAGGCACCCCACAAGATGAGGAAAAGGTCTTAATTCAAGCCTTCTTTGATCTCATTGAAAAATATACTCCGCAATTGGTCTCTTGGAACGGCAGCGGCTTTGACTTACCTGTATTGCACTACCGTGCTTTAGCAAACCACGTGCAAGCTCCGCGTTACTGGGAGATGGGTGAGAGCCAAGATTCAGATAGTAGGGAATTTAAGTGGAATAACTACATTAGTCGTTATCACATGCGTCATCTTGACATGATGGATTTGCTGGCGAAATTTAATGGTCGTGCGAATGCCCCTTTGGATGGGCTGGCAAAGCTTTGCGGCTTCCCAGGCAAGATGGGTATGGATGGTAGTCAAGTTTGGCCAGCTTACCAAGATGGCAAGATTAATGATATTCGTCGTTACTGTGAAACTGATGTAGTCAATACTTATCTCATGTACTGCCGTTTCCAGCTATTGCGCGGCGGCTTTTCTCATGAAGAGTATCAAGAAGAAATTGACTTTGTAAAAGCGTATTTAGAAAAAGAAGCCAAAGAACCTCATGGTGGGCAGTGGCAAGAATATCTGCAAGGTTTCTCGCCAGATGCGTAG
- a CDS encoding tetratricopeptide repeat protein yields MPLDLEEQEQWDQLKAFWQKYRNLITGVVTVALFAYAAYSGYQWWRNNQALEASKLYETMVSAIAKGDKEQTLRAADDLQKDFARTPYAPMSSLIAARIASDAGDSAKALDYLRWAAKNASNDGYLALAKLRLVSQLIEQGSEKDFAEADQILKDKPVAGFEALWLERRGDWYLAQKQNEQAKQSYQEAWKKLDQAKEFPEEARRLLKVKLDAVGGIAQ; encoded by the coding sequence ATGCCTTTAGATTTAGAAGAACAAGAACAGTGGGATCAACTAAAAGCCTTTTGGCAAAAGTATCGCAATCTGATCACCGGCGTTGTGACCGTTGCCTTGTTTGCATATGCTGCTTATAGTGGTTATCAATGGTGGCGCAATAACCAAGCTTTGGAAGCATCCAAGCTTTACGAAACCATGGTCTCTGCAATTGCCAAAGGCGATAAAGAGCAAACTTTGCGCGCCGCCGATGATTTGCAAAAAGATTTTGCCCGCACTCCATATGCGCCAATGTCGAGCTTGATTGCTGCGCGTATTGCCTCTGATGCTGGCGACAGTGCTAAGGCTTTGGATTATTTGCGTTGGGCTGCTAAGAATGCTTCAAATGATGGTTACCTTGCGTTGGCTAAATTGCGTTTGGTTTCTCAATTGATTGAGCAGGGTAGCGAAAAGGATTTTGCAGAAGCAGATCAAATTTTGAAAGATAAGCCTGTTGCTGGCTTTGAAGCGTTGTGGCTTGAGCGTCGCGGCGATTGGTATTTGGCCCAAAAGCAAAATGAGCAAGCCAAGCAAAGTTATCAAGAGGCTTGGAAGAAATTAGACCAGGCAAAAGAATTCCCTGAAGAGGCGCGTCGCCTCCTGAAGGTAAAGTTAGATGCTGTAGGCGGCATAGCCCAGTGA
- the ndk gene encoding nucleoside-diphosphate kinase, producing the protein MAIERTLSIIKPDAVAKNVIGKIYDRFESAGLKIVASRMAHLSQNEAEQFYGVHKDRPFFKDLVSFMISGPVMIQVLQGEGAIAKNRDLMGATDPKKAEKGTIRADFADSIDANAVHGSDAPETAAVEVAFFFPGMNVFNR; encoded by the coding sequence ATGGCAATTGAACGCACCCTTTCTATTATCAAACCTGATGCTGTCGCTAAAAACGTCATCGGCAAAATCTATGACCGTTTTGAATCTGCTGGTTTGAAGATTGTTGCTTCCAGAATGGCGCACTTGTCACAAAACGAAGCAGAGCAGTTCTACGGCGTTCATAAAGATCGTCCTTTCTTCAAAGACTTGGTGAGCTTCATGATCTCTGGTCCTGTAATGATTCAAGTATTGCAAGGCGAAGGCGCTATTGCTAAAAATCGTGACTTGATGGGCGCTACTGATCCTAAGAAAGCAGAAAAAGGCACAATCCGTGCTGACTTTGCTGACAGCATCGATGCAAACGCAGTTCACGGTTCTGACGCTCCTGAAACAGCTGCTGTGGAAGTTGCTTTCTTCTTCCCTGGCATGAATGTTTTCAATCGTTAA
- the ispG gene encoding flavodoxin-dependent (E)-4-hydroxy-3-methylbut-2-enyl-diphosphate synthase: MSSNNSLPPLPLGPSPKRATRQATVAWKSNIITIGGDAPVRVQSMTNTDTADAVGTAIQVKELARAGSEMVRITVNTPEAAAAVPYIREQLDKMDVLVPLIGDFHYNGHTLLNDFPECAKALSKYRINPGNVGKGAKRDPQFAQMIEAACKYDKPIRIGVNWGSLDQELLASIMDSNAALATPKTAQEVMIEALIQSALQSAEKAVEFGMNPNQILLSCKVSNVQDLVAVYRDLSRRSDYPLHLGLTEAGMGSKGIVSSTAAMGILLQEGIGDTIRVSLTPDPGAPRENEVIVAQEILQTMGLRNFTPMVIACPGCGRTTSTTFQELAANIQSYLRQQMPVWKKTHPGVENMNVAVMGCIVNGPGESKHANIGISLPGTGETPAAPVFVDGVKVKTLRGEKIAEEFQVIVDEYVKQNYAAKVE, encoded by the coding sequence ATGAGCTCTAATAATTCATTGCCACCACTTCCATTAGGACCAAGTCCTAAGCGTGCAACGCGTCAAGCTACTGTTGCTTGGAAATCTAACATCATCACCATTGGTGGTGATGCACCTGTACGCGTGCAATCGATGACGAATACTGATACTGCTGATGCAGTAGGTACTGCGATTCAGGTAAAAGAATTGGCGCGCGCTGGTTCCGAGATGGTGCGTATCACTGTGAACACACCAGAAGCTGCAGCAGCTGTTCCGTATATTCGTGAGCAGTTAGACAAAATGGATGTGCTGGTGCCATTGATTGGCGACTTTCATTACAACGGCCATACTTTATTAAATGATTTTCCGGAGTGCGCTAAAGCGCTCTCAAAGTACCGTATTAACCCAGGCAATGTGGGTAAGGGCGCCAAGCGTGACCCACAGTTTGCGCAAATGATTGAAGCGGCTTGTAAATATGACAAGCCGATTCGCATTGGTGTGAACTGGGGCAGCTTAGATCAAGAGCTCTTGGCTTCAATCATGGATAGCAATGCTGCATTGGCTACTCCAAAGACTGCGCAAGAAGTGATGATTGAGGCGCTGATTCAGTCGGCCTTACAGTCAGCAGAAAAAGCAGTTGAGTTTGGTATGAACCCAAACCAAATTTTGCTCTCATGCAAAGTCAGTAATGTGCAAGATTTAGTTGCGGTGTATCGCGATCTCTCACGTCGCTCCGACTATCCTTTGCACCTAGGTTTAACTGAAGCAGGTATGGGCAGCAAAGGCATTGTTTCCTCCACTGCAGCAATGGGTATTTTGTTGCAAGAGGGCATTGGTGACACCATTCGCGTTTCATTAACGCCTGATCCTGGTGCGCCACGTGAAAACGAAGTCATTGTTGCTCAAGAGATTTTGCAAACGATGGGTTTGCGTAACTTCACCCCAATGGTGATTGCATGTCCTGGTTGCGGTAGAACGACCAGTACCACTTTCCAGGAATTAGCAGCAAATATTCAATCCTATCTGCGCCAGCAAATGCCAGTCTGGAAGAAAACCCACCCGGGAGTGGAGAATATGAATGTGGCTGTAATGGGCTGCATCGTTAACGGCCCAGGTGAGAGTAAGCATGCCAATATTGGCATTTCCCTGCCGGGAACAGGCGAAACCCCGGCTGCACCAGTGTTTGTGGATGGTGTTAAGGTAAAAACCTTGCGCGGTGAGAAAATTGCAGAAGAGTTCCAAGTGATTGTTGACGAGTACGTTAAACAAAACTACGCAGCAAAAGTTGAATAA
- the bamB gene encoding outer membrane protein assembly factor BamB encodes MKRLPKVLGTALLISSVTIALVACSGGSRVRKPADLAPVSNQFDLQPVWSTSIGSSETFNFHPVVAGDAVYAASHRGNLAKINLNNGEKVWEASVPERLSIGPGSDGRTTVAVSTKGTVYAYDDTGKQIWKVSVGSEVLSEPVVAGGIVVVRALDNRFIGLDAQTGARKWTYQRQQSALSLRVGYGMLPINNEVIVTGFAGGRFGMIVIANGGLVWETPVSFPKGFSEIERLNDVTAKPSMEGDIICAVSYQGRVGCGQARTGNLLWFKDYSSYTGTSQSQELVFSANEKSYVTAFAVKDGTQVWENTQLTYRDVGESLAIGRVLLMGDAQGYIHAFSQSNGEMVARIRHDSSPISAAPIAVGGLILVQSQGGKIAAYSPK; translated from the coding sequence ATGAAGCGTTTACCAAAGGTTCTTGGCACTGCTCTTTTAATTAGCTCGGTGACTATTGCATTGGTAGCCTGTTCGGGTGGTTCCAGAGTGCGCAAGCCAGCTGACTTGGCGCCTGTGAGCAATCAGTTTGATCTGCAGCCAGTTTGGTCGACCAGCATTGGCTCTTCAGAGACATTTAACTTTCATCCAGTAGTTGCTGGCGATGCTGTGTATGCGGCATCTCATCGTGGCAACTTAGCAAAAATCAATTTAAATAATGGCGAAAAGGTTTGGGAGGCATCAGTTCCTGAGCGTTTATCTATTGGTCCGGGATCTGATGGCCGCACTACTGTTGCCGTAAGTACCAAGGGTACTGTGTACGCCTATGACGACACTGGTAAGCAGATTTGGAAGGTAAGCGTTGGCAGTGAAGTATTGAGCGAGCCAGTGGTAGCTGGCGGCATTGTGGTAGTTCGCGCTTTAGATAATCGTTTTATTGGCTTGGATGCGCAAACCGGTGCACGTAAATGGACATATCAGCGTCAGCAATCCGCCTTGTCCTTACGCGTTGGCTACGGCATGCTCCCTATTAATAATGAAGTGATTGTGACTGGATTTGCTGGCGGTCGTTTTGGCATGATTGTGATTGCCAATGGCGGCCTTGTTTGGGAAACCCCAGTTTCATTTCCAAAAGGTTTTTCTGAGATTGAGCGCTTGAATGACGTTACAGCCAAGCCAAGCATGGAAGGTGACATCATCTGCGCAGTTTCTTATCAAGGCCGGGTTGGTTGTGGCCAGGCGCGTACAGGGAACCTTTTGTGGTTTAAGGATTACTCAAGCTATACCGGTACCTCACAAAGCCAAGAGCTTGTCTTCTCGGCAAATGAAAAATCTTATGTCACTGCTTTTGCGGTTAAAGATGGCACACAAGTTTGGGAAAACACCCAGCTCACATACCGAGATGTTGGCGAATCTCTAGCTATCGGTAGAGTTTTATTAATGGGTGATGCTCAAGGCTACATCCATGCATTTTCACAGTCGAATGGCGAGATGGTTGCGCGAATTCGTCACGATAGCAGTCCAATCTCGGCAGCCCCCATTGCAGTTGGCGGCCTCATCTTGGTTCAGTCTCAAGGTGGAAAAATAGCGGCGTACAGTCCAAAATGA
- a CDS encoding Bax inhibitor-1 family protein has product MSDLNSYGFGQTGSISTIQVRNRVLRNTYALLALSMVPTVIGAWLGVAMGLDLFSGSPFIGFMVFMAVAFGFFWAIEKNKDTGVGVLLLLGFTFFMGIMMSRLVGFTLNSYSNGATLIMLSFGGTAAIFATMATIATVSKSDFAGMGKWLMVGVLLLIVASLANIWLQLPALMLTVMVLAIAIFSAFILVDVQRVINGGETNYIMATLAIYLDVYNVFTNLLALLGIVGGNRD; this is encoded by the coding sequence ATGAGTGATCTGAACTCTTACGGCTTTGGCCAAACCGGCTCAATTAGCACTATCCAAGTACGTAACCGCGTATTACGCAATACCTATGCACTGTTAGCGCTATCCATGGTGCCTACTGTTATTGGCGCTTGGCTTGGCGTTGCCATGGGTCTAGACCTATTCTCAGGCAGCCCTTTTATTGGCTTTATGGTGTTTATGGCTGTTGCCTTTGGCTTCTTCTGGGCAATCGAAAAGAACAAGGACACTGGCGTAGGCGTTCTCCTGCTGCTGGGCTTTACCTTCTTCATGGGCATCATGATGTCCCGTTTGGTTGGCTTTACGCTCAATAGCTACAGCAATGGCGCGACCCTCATCATGTTGTCCTTCGGGGGCACAGCCGCTATCTTCGCTACTATGGCGACGATTGCCACTGTCAGCAAGAGTGACTTTGCCGGCATGGGCAAATGGTTGATGGTTGGCGTGCTTCTCTTGATTGTTGCTTCATTGGCAAACATCTGGTTACAGCTGCCTGCTTTGATGTTGACTGTAATGGTCTTGGCTATCGCAATCTTTTCCGCCTTCATCCTGGTTGACGTACAACGCGTGATCAATGGCGGCGAGACAAACTACATCATGGCTACATTGGCGATTTACTTGGATGTGTATAACGTCTTTACTAACTTGCTTGCATTGCTAGGCATTGTTGGTGGCAATAGGGATTAA
- the hisS gene encoding histidine--tRNA ligase — translation MTDQNKEQKPQAKIQKINGVRGMNDLLPADAAQWAHLEHVLRDLTRAYGYEFLRTPIVEATAVFQRGIGEVTDIVEKEMYSFEDRLNGEQLTLRPEGTAALVRSVIENNLLYEGPKRLWYTGPMFRHERPQRGRYRQFHQFGIEALGFAGPDIDAEIILMGQRLWDELGLKGVRLEINSLGQAPERAEHRAALVTYFEKYKSQLDEDSQRRLLSNPLRILDSKNPEMQALIEGAPKLLDFLGEESLKHFNAVQALLKANNIPCKINPRLVRGLDYYNLTVFEWITDELGAQGTIAGGGRYDPLIERMGGKAAPACGWAMGMERVLELMKVSGSSPEAQAQCDIFVLHQGGETLTAAMIIAERLRSAGIDTILFCPPDGQSASFKSQMKKADSSGAAFAVIIGPDELAKNEAQLKDLRGTGEQKSVPLDDVLGAAIDALVGASE, via the coding sequence ATGACTGATCAAAACAAAGAGCAAAAACCACAAGCCAAGATTCAAAAAATCAATGGCGTACGTGGCATGAATGATTTGCTGCCAGCAGATGCTGCGCAGTGGGCTCATCTTGAACATGTTCTGCGCGATTTAACTCGTGCCTATGGCTATGAATTTTTGAGAACACCAATTGTTGAGGCAACTGCGGTATTTCAGCGCGGTATCGGTGAAGTCACTGACATTGTTGAAAAAGAAATGTACTCATTTGAGGACCGCTTGAATGGCGAGCAACTCACTTTGCGTCCTGAGGGTACCGCCGCATTAGTACGTTCTGTCATTGAAAACAATTTGCTTTACGAAGGACCTAAGCGTCTTTGGTATACCGGTCCTATGTTCCGTCACGAGCGTCCACAGCGTGGTCGTTATCGCCAGTTTCATCAATTTGGCATTGAGGCGCTTGGCTTTGCTGGCCCCGACATCGACGCAGAGATCATCCTGATGGGTCAACGCCTATGGGATGAGCTAGGACTGAAAGGTGTTCGTCTAGAAATTAACTCATTAGGTCAGGCCCCTGAGCGCGCAGAGCATCGCGCAGCCTTAGTGACTTACTTTGAGAAATATAAATCACAGCTCGACGAAGATTCGCAACGTCGCTTGCTTAGCAATCCTTTGCGAATCTTGGATTCTAAAAACCCAGAGATGCAGGCCTTGATTGAAGGTGCGCCAAAGCTATTAGATTTCTTGGGTGAAGAGTCGCTTAAGCATTTCAACGCAGTGCAGGCCTTGCTTAAAGCAAACAATATTCCTTGCAAAATTAATCCGCGTTTAGTGCGTGGCTTGGATTACTACAATCTGACTGTATTCGAATGGATCACTGATGAGTTAGGTGCGCAAGGCACTATCGCAGGTGGTGGGCGCTACGATCCATTGATCGAGCGCATGGGCGGCAAGGCTGCACCTGCTTGTGGTTGGGCAATGGGTATGGAGCGCGTTCTCGAATTAATGAAGGTCTCCGGTTCTTCGCCGGAAGCGCAAGCCCAATGCGATATCTTTGTTCTGCATCAAGGTGGCGAGACGCTAACGGCCGCCATGATTATTGCTGAGCGCTTACGTAGCGCTGGAATTGATACTATTTTGTTCTGCCCGCCAGATGGGCAATCAGCCAGCTTTAAGTCTCAAATGAAGAAAGCCGATAGCAGTGGGGCTGCCTTTGCAGTGATCATTGGCCCTGATGAACTGGCTAAAAATGAGGCTCAACTCAAGGACTTACGTGGCACAGGCGAGCAAAAGTCTGTTCCCTTGGATGATGTCCTTGGGGCGGCAATTGATGCCCTAGTAGGCGCCTCCGAATAG
- the rlmD gene encoding 23S rRNA (uracil(1939)-C(5))-methyltransferase RlmD — MRRGDKPVNIEVTEPIRVEALDLDAQGIARLAPNEEEASQGQSGKVVFIKGALPTELVRYTITSDKARFSKAKVRDILKPAVFRAEPKCAAFGVCGGCTMQHLDIRAQVAMKQRVLEDDLQHIAKVKPDEILRPMGGPTWEYRHRARLSAVNRSIKKGTVLIGFHEGKSGYVADMLACEILPKHVSDLLPEMRKLVMGLSIVDRMPQIEIAVGEPEDAQSDDPKKSKPVTALVFRNLKPLTTDDEALLRAFADQHQVWIWLQPKGIETVAPFYPEAGKLCYRLPEFEIEMPFKPADFTQVNHMMNRVLVSRAIRLLEVKPADRVLDLFCGIGNFTLPLARKVKQVLGIEGLETLTTRAKANAQHNGLEKKATFMKSDLFEVTTETISSWGKAERWLMDPPREGAMEICKALAELHLQQSDLLPERIVYVSCNPKTLARDVEILCHHAGYRLSSAGIINMFPHTSHVESIAVFDRL, encoded by the coding sequence ATGCGTAGAGGTGATAAGCCAGTCAATATTGAAGTGACTGAGCCAATTCGTGTTGAAGCCTTAGATCTCGATGCTCAAGGCATTGCACGCTTAGCCCCTAATGAAGAAGAGGCAAGCCAAGGTCAAAGTGGCAAAGTTGTTTTCATTAAGGGCGCATTGCCAACAGAGCTTGTCAGATATACCATCACCAGCGATAAGGCTCGTTTTAGCAAGGCTAAGGTTCGCGACATTCTCAAGCCCGCGGTATTTAGGGCGGAGCCCAAGTGTGCCGCTTTTGGTGTCTGCGGTGGTTGCACTATGCAGCATTTGGATATTCGCGCACAAGTTGCTATGAAGCAGCGAGTTCTTGAAGATGACTTGCAACATATCGCCAAAGTAAAGCCTGACGAAATCTTGCGACCGATGGGCGGCCCCACTTGGGAATACCGCCATCGTGCACGCTTAAGTGCTGTTAATCGCTCAATTAAAAAGGGCACAGTACTGATTGGTTTTCATGAGGGTAAGAGTGGTTATGTTGCTGACATGCTTGCATGCGAGATTCTGCCAAAGCATGTATCTGATCTGCTGCCTGAGATGCGTAAATTGGTTATGGGTTTGTCTATCGTTGACCGCATGCCGCAAATTGAGATTGCGGTTGGTGAACCAGAGGATGCGCAATCTGATGATCCCAAAAAATCCAAGCCAGTTACTGCTTTAGTATTTCGCAATCTCAAGCCATTAACGACGGATGATGAGGCGCTACTGCGAGCTTTTGCTGATCAGCATCAGGTATGGATTTGGCTCCAGCCTAAGGGTATAGAGACGGTGGCACCGTTTTACCCAGAGGCTGGCAAGCTTTGCTACCGACTTCCGGAATTTGAAATCGAGATGCCATTTAAGCCTGCAGACTTTACGCAGGTCAATCACATGATGAATCGTGTCTTAGTAAGTAGGGCGATTCGACTATTGGAAGTAAAGCCAGCAGATAGGGTGCTCGATTTATTTTGTGGCATCGGTAATTTCACATTACCCCTTGCCAGAAAAGTAAAACAAGTTTTAGGTATTGAAGGTTTAGAAACTTTAACGACTCGTGCAAAAGCGAATGCGCAGCATAATGGCCTGGAAAAAAAGGCCACTTTTATGAAGAGTGATTTGTTCGAAGTTACAACAGAAACAATTTCTTCTTGGGGTAAGGCTGAGCGTTGGTTAATGGATCCGCCACGCGAGGGTGCAATGGAAATTTGCAAAGCACTTGCAGAGCTGCATTTGCAACAAAGTGATTTGCTGCCGGAGCGCATTGTGTATGTGTCGTGCAATCCCAAAACTCTAGCAAGAGACGTGGAGATTCTCTGTCATCATGCAGGGTATCGATTGAGTAGTGCAGGCATTATCAATATGTTCCCTCACACTTCCCACGTAGAATCTATAGCGGTTTTTGATCGCTTATAG
- the hfq gene encoding RNA chaperone Hfq, producing the protein MNNNKIQLLQDPFLNALRKEHVPVSIYLVNGIKLQGNIESFDQYVVLLRNTVTQMVYKHAISTIVPARAIDFRLEEASPV; encoded by the coding sequence ATGAATAACAACAAAATTCAATTACTTCAGGATCCATTTCTCAATGCTTTACGCAAAGAGCATGTTCCTGTTTCGATCTATCTCGTAAACGGTATTAAGCTGCAAGGCAATATTGAATCTTTTGATCAATACGTTGTCCTCTTGCGCAATACTGTGACGCAGATGGTTTACAAGCACGCAATCTCGACGATCGTTCCCGCTCGTGCGATTGATTTCCGTTTAGAAGAAGCTAGCCCTGTATAA
- the der gene encoding ribosome biogenesis GTPase Der — MNPVITIVGRPNVGKSTLFNRLTRSRDALVADFSGLTRDRHYGKGRIGERAFICVDTGGFEPVAKTGIVAEMAKQTKQAVAESDIVIFLVDGRLGMAPQDRVIADFLRKTGRPVILAVNKTEGMQAGVVTADFHELGLGEPFPISSAHGDGVRGLIDDALDSLGIAEPDEDELANDPNRPMKIAVVGRPNVGKSTLINKLIGEERVIAFDMPGTTRDAIEVPFERNGKPYILVDTAGLRRRGKVFEAIEKFSVVKTLQAIADCNVVILMLDAQQDISEQDAHIAGFIVEAGRALVVAVNKWDGIDAYVKERARLEIAQKLRFLDFANVHPISAKKGTGLKDLFKDVDAAYAAAMAKLPTPRLTRILQEAIEHQQPKRVGMGRPKLRYAHQGGMNPPIVVIHGTSLSGVTDSYKRYLEGRFRDVFKLRGTPLRIQMNTAKNPYVDADKGKKGKKR; from the coding sequence ATGAATCCAGTCATCACTATCGTCGGCCGTCCTAATGTAGGGAAGTCGACACTCTTTAATCGCTTAACGCGTTCACGTGATGCATTGGTGGCTGATTTTTCTGGCTTAACCAGAGATCGCCACTATGGCAAGGGTCGTATCGGTGAGCGTGCATTTATTTGCGTTGATACCGGCGGTTTTGAGCCGGTCGCCAAAACCGGCATTGTTGCCGAGATGGCAAAGCAAACCAAACAAGCTGTAGCTGAGTCTGACATTGTGATTTTCTTGGTGGATGGCCGTTTAGGTATGGCTCCGCAAGATCGAGTTATTGCAGATTTCTTGCGCAAGACTGGTAGACCAGTCATTCTGGCTGTAAACAAAACTGAAGGTATGCAAGCGGGTGTAGTTACCGCAGACTTTCATGAGCTCGGCTTAGGTGAGCCATTCCCGATTTCTTCTGCGCACGGTGACGGTGTTCGCGGTCTGATTGATGATGCCTTGGATTCTCTTGGTATTGCAGAGCCTGATGAAGATGAATTGGCCAACGATCCAAATCGCCCAATGAAGATTGCGGTAGTGGGTCGTCCAAACGTCGGCAAATCAACTCTGATCAATAAGCTTATTGGTGAAGAGCGCGTGATTGCATTTGACATGCCTGGAACCACTCGCGACGCGATTGAAGTTCCGTTTGAGCGCAACGGTAAGCCTTATATTCTGGTTGATACCGCAGGTTTGCGTCGTCGCGGCAAAGTATTTGAAGCGATTGAAAAGTTCTCTGTGGTTAAAACATTGCAAGCCATTGCGGACTGTAACGTCGTGATCTTGATGTTGGATGCTCAGCAAGATATTTCTGAGCAAGATGCTCATATCGCTGGCTTTATTGTGGAAGCTGGCCGTGCATTAGTAGTTGCGGTGAACAAGTGGGATGGGATCGATGCGTACGTTAAAGAGCGTGCCCGCCTAGAGATTGCCCAAAAGCTGCGCTTCCTCGATTTTGCAAACGTTCATCCGATCTCCGCTAAAAAAGGCACTGGATTAAAAGATCTCTTTAAAGACGTTGATGCCGCTTATGCTGCAGCAATGGCAAAACTACCAACGCCACGCTTAACACGTATCTTGCAAGAGGCTATTGAGCATCAGCAACCAAAACGGGTTGGTATGGGGCGTCCAAAATTGCGCTATGCCCACCAAGGGGGTATGAATCCTCCAATCGTGGTTATTCACGGCACTTCCCTGAGTGGCGTTACCGATAGCTATAAACGATACCTAGAAGGGCGCTTTAGGGATGTCTTTAAATTGCGGGGCACGCCATTGCGTATCCAGATGAATACCGCTAAAAACCCCTATGTAGATGCTGATAAGGGTAAAAAAGGCAAAAAGCGCTAA
- the rlmN gene encoding 23S rRNA (adenine(2503)-C(2))-methyltransferase RlmN gives MAAYVAGLNEKPFRAKQLMQWIHQRGVSDINDMSDLAKSFRATLLDKAEVLSLPVIKDEHAADGTRKWLLDVGAGNAVESVFIPEDDRGTLCISSQAGCAVNCRFCSTGHQGFSRNLTSGEIIGQLWFAEHLLRNDPEAVRRIEKFPTPGWEHTGRVISNVVMMGMGEPLLNYDNVVSALRLMLDDRAYGLSRRRVTVSTSGVVPMIDRLAQDCPVALAVSLHAPNDALRDQLVPLNQKYPLRELLDACERYLPFAPRDFLTFEYCMLDGVNDSDIQAKELVRLLRNIKCKINLIPFNPFPESGLKRSPAQRVNAFAGILLDAGMVATVRKTRGDDIAAACGQLAGDVVDRTRVRERAVHNAEIELTEVESDDDFDAAPNEHPIEWLKKLN, from the coding sequence ATGGCGGCGTATGTCGCGGGGTTGAATGAAAAGCCCTTTAGGGCAAAGCAGCTCATGCAGTGGATACATCAACGCGGTGTATCTGACATTAATGACATGAGTGATCTGGCAAAAAGCTTCAGAGCAACATTGTTAGACAAAGCAGAAGTACTTTCTCTCCCCGTAATTAAAGACGAACACGCTGCTGATGGCACCCGCAAGTGGTTGCTGGACGTGGGCGCTGGTAATGCGGTTGAGTCTGTTTTTATTCCTGAAGATGACCGTGGCACCTTGTGCATCTCTTCTCAGGCTGGTTGTGCGGTGAATTGCCGATTCTGTTCAACAGGACACCAAGGCTTCTCACGCAATCTCACTTCCGGCGAAATCATCGGGCAACTTTGGTTTGCCGAACATCTTTTACGTAACGATCCAGAGGCTGTACGAAGAATCGAAAAGTTTCCAACGCCTGGATGGGAGCATACCGGTCGCGTGATTTCAAATGTGGTGATGATGGGCATGGGCGAACCCTTACTCAATTACGACAATGTGGTTTCTGCATTGCGCTTAATGCTCGATGACAGGGCGTATGGTTTATCGCGTCGTCGTGTGACAGTTTCTACATCGGGTGTCGTGCCGATGATTGATCGTCTTGCGCAAGATTGCCCAGTAGCATTGGCAGTTTCATTGCATGCACCGAATGACGCATTGCGTGACCAATTGGTGCCGCTCAATCAAAAGTATCCATTACGCGAATTGCTGGACGCATGTGAGCGTTACTTACCATTTGCGCCAAGAGATTTTTTGACCTTTGAATATTGCATGCTCGATGGCGTGAATGATTCTGATATTCAGGCAAAAGAATTAGTGCGCTTGCTTAGAAACATTAAATGCAAGATCAATCTCATCCCCTTTAATCCGTTCCCAGAGTCTGGACTTAAGCGCTCACCAGCCCAGCGTGTGAATGCTTTCGCTGGCATTCTTTTGGATGCCGGTATGGTCGCTACGGTGCGCAAGACTCGTGGTGATGACATCGCAGCAGCCTGCGGTCAATTGGCGGGGGATGTTGTAGATCGCACCCGAGTACGTGAACGAGCTGTGCACAATGCTGAAATTGAGCTCACTGAAGTTGAGTCTGATGACGATTTCGATGCAGCGCCAAATGAGCATCCCATCGAGTGGCTCAAAAAATTAAACTAA